The genome window CCTTGTCTATCTATTACTTCAACTTTTGTTACAATACAGTTTTCTAATTCTTTAGTTTCTATTTTTACGCCAGGAATACTACTTCCTTCTTGAGACTTTTCACACATTTCACTAGCTTCTAAAGCTAAATCTGTTCTTACATTAATCATATAAACCTCCAGTATAAATTAAATGCTAATTATAATTGTTAACAAAATTTAGTATTTTATAACAAAAAACTATAAATTTATTTAAAACAAGTAAAATTAAGGCTTTCAATGTAAGAAAATTGAGTTTGGTCAGTAATTTGTCAGTAAACTTTCATATCTATCATTTATTTACAAACATAAAAAAATAGCAACTATTTACATAGGCGCTACCTTTAATCCATTTATCATTTTTCTATTAAGTTTTCACTCATTAATATACTATCTTTAAAATAATTCTTTTCCTATCATATCTCATTCATTTACTACATTTTAAAAAATAGGTAGTAATTATCTTATAATCACCTCACTTCTTTATTCCTGTTGAAAAAATGGTTCAGCAATTTCCAACCATTCATTTGGAAGATAAAGTGATAAATATCCATGATTGTATCCCTTAGCCTCATAAATCTCACAAGAAGATACATAAGACTTAAACATTTTTGCAGATCTTTTAACACATTTCATTTCTTTTTCTCCATACCAATACATTACTTGTGCTGTGGTTTTTTTAACATTCGCTTTAAGTGTATAGTTCATCATGTAAGTGCGATACATATTATAGAATGTTTCTTTTCTCACATTTGGCATATCCTTCATATAGTATGCTTTTATTTCATCTGGGTACTGCATATTTTCAGGTAATAATTTTGGCATCATAGCAATTTGAAAGCGACAAGCCTTCTCACTAAATAGAAGCCCTCCAAAAAATCGGATACCAGCAATACAAAACCTTGCCATAGTAGGTCTTGGGTAGCAGATACTACCATCTATAATTGCTTTTTTAGCAATATCATGCTTCCGAGATAAAAGTTCCATGACAATTTGACCACCAAGCGATACTCCACACAAAGCAAAAAGACGCCCACTGCAATTTTCATCTATATATGATATCAACTTATCTGCTGTATCCTCTGTAGAAATGTAAGTTGTTTCATATTCTTCTCCATGACCATCCAATGTAGGAAGTATCACATGATAGTTGTTAGACAAAACTTCTGCTTGTCGCAAATAGTTCCACCACGCATTCCCTCCTCCATGAATCAACATAATATGTGGTCTGTTTTTATTTCCAAACTCATGAAATTTCATATGTAACCTCCTTTTATAAAAATGGGATTCATGTTATTTTGTTTTATCATTATCAATTGTAGGTGGAGAAGATATAATTGAAAGTTTTCTAAGTTTTAGATTTGATTTAGGCTTTTGTTCTATATATGGCTTCAATAAATCAGCTATATTTTTAAGAAGACTTTTATATTCACTGTCACTCATATATAGCAATGCTGAAGAGAAAAATACATTGTCTTTTTTATGGTCTTGCTCTTTTCTACTAAAATATTCATTCATTTCCTGCATCAGACCTACATAAAATGCTGTAGAAAGTGCAACGAAGGTCTCTCCTTCCATAGATGTTGTATATTCCTTTAGTGCATAAACCTTTTCAATAGTACCACGCACACGATTTTCTTCAATTACTTCAATCATATTGTTCTCTTCTAAAATTTTTACATGGTGATAAACTGTTGCACGAGGAATATCATTTAAATACTTTACAATATCAGATGTGCGAACACTGCCATGAAGTCGAATATACTGTAAAATACGAAGCCTTGCAGGATTTAAAATTAGTTTTGCTATGTCCATCTTATCAGCCCTTTCTTTGGTCTATAAAAATATTATAGTCTATTTTTTTAGACTAATCAAGTTTATGATATAAATACCTCTAGATATTATAGTTCTACTTAAATGATATACTATAAAATAAAAAAATCATCTTAATTATTGGAAAAATTATCTTAATTAAGCATATAAATTTATATTTTTCTAAATTTTTTTATTAAATTTAGAAAAATAAGTAATTTCTTGTATTATCTTATAATTATTGGAAATACTATCAAAATGTATGTTAATAATTTGTATTATTTCAAAATATTTGTTGTAAAAATAAAGTATTAATTTATATGAGTTAAAATATTTAAAAAATAAAATACGTTAACATAAAAACAAGATATTGCAAATTATTTATACACAATCTATAGTCTAAAAAATCAAAATTAAAAACATTATTAAAATATATAAATAATAATCCTTGATTTTTAGATTTATTTCTGTTAAAATCTAATATGTTGACGATGAATATGATAAAAAAATACAGGGAGGTGAACACGGTGGCAAATATAAAATCAGCTAAGAAAAGAATAAGTGTTATCGAAAAGAAAACTGCTTTAAATAGAGTTAGAAAATCTCAAATAAAAACTGCAATAAGAAGATTCGAAGATGCTGTTGCAGCTGGAAACAGAGAGGATGCTGTTGCTAAGTTCCAATATGCTCAAAAAAGAATATACCAAGTAGCTTCTAAAGGAACTATACATAAGAATGCTGCAGCTAGAAAAGTAGCTAAATTAGCTCAAAAACTAAACGGTATGAACGCTTAATTACCAGTTTATATTTCTTATATATAATGACCCCTATGTAGGGGTTTTTTATTTTGAAAATTTATACAATAAAAAATAAATAGTTAGATATATTATAGTGTATTATATACTTAAACTCAATTTAGTCTATTTTATTTTAAACTACAATAATCCTACTATTTATTTTTTATATACTGTTAATTTATATAACTCTTCTTTTACAATACTTACTAACCAACATTTCTACCGCTAAAGTATCCCTTATAAGACCTGTCTTTATTTTATAATCACTTTCTAATATATAATTTAATATTTCTACAATTATATCATCAGAAAAATTTTTAGTTTGCTTTAATGCTTTTCCTACAACAAATTGATGCATTTTTAATTTATCAGCTATAAGTTTTGTTGAATATCCATCAAGTTGTAACTGTCTTACTTGCATAATTATTTTAAATTGTCTTGCTATCATAGAAAATATACCTAAAACAGACTCACCTTCCTGTATCATATCGTTTAATATTTTCATTGCATTAGAAGCATCTTGTTCTCCAATATAATCGATTAATTTGAATATATCGTTCTCAACTTTTTTTTGAGATAATTTATCAATTACATCATTGGTTACGTTATTTCCTTTACCAACAAATGAACTTATTTTATTTATTTCGTTTTCTAAATCAGATAAAGTCTTTTCACTACTCTTATCTCTATATCCTTCTTGTTCAATAAAATACATTATTTGAGAATTTTCTATTATAACGTCATTTAAAGCAAAAGATTTTTTTATCCATTTAAATAAATCCATATCAGAAAGTTTGTCACAATCAAAAACGATTCCATTATTCCCTATTTTCTTAACTAGAGATTTTCTTTTGTCAACATCCCCATATACAACAAAAACTATAGTGGTAGTGTCTGGAGTATTGTCTAAATGCTCTATTAAGTATTTCTCATCACTATCTGTAAAATTCTTTTTCTTTCCCCTTAATAGTTCAAAGTCTTTTATTATTACTATTTTTCTATCATCCATAAATGGAAGTGTTTCTATAGAGCTTATAAGCTGATTTAAGACTATTTCCTTTCCATCTATTATATCTAAATTAAAATCAAGCATTCCCTCGTTTAGACTATCTTTAAATGCTTTTATTGCATTCTCGATTAAATAATACTCTCTTCCATAAAAAAGATACATTTTTTCAAAATTTTTCTCTTTTACATTCCTTATAATATCCTTGTAATTCATTTTCTTGCTCCTTTATCTCTTTTCCTTCTATGTAAAATATGTAAAAAAACACTCCTATGTAATAAATCACTACAATATAAAATTTAGGATTTTCTATATTAATGTATGCAAAGCTTAAATTACTGAGTTTCTCTAGTAAAAAAAATATGCTTTCTATCAGTGTACTATTAAAAAGGGATATAATTTTAGCTATTACTACACTTATTTTAAATACTATTAAACTTGCAATACTTAAATACATCATTACTCCTACAAATGGTACTATAATTAAATTTCCTATAATTGAAAGCAGTGGTATACCTTTAAATGTATAATAAATTATAGGCAAAGTTAATATATTTGATGATATTGTCAATGATACCATACTTAATTTTATAATACTATTTATTTTATTATAGAATATTAATATAGAAAATGTAGCTAAAAAAGATAATTGAAAACTTACATTATATATAACATAGGGGTTATTCATAATTAAAACTATCCCTATTAGAGACAATGCCGATATTCCATCTTTTTTTCTATCAATGAATATTGATAAATAAAAAACCATAACAAATGTTATAGACCTAACTATGGATGGAGACGCACCTACCATTATACAATATAAAGTTGTAAAAATCGACAGTATTAATAATTTATACAATTTATTTATACCTCTTAATAGAAAGGATATAATTACACATAGTATACCTGTATGAAGACCTGATATAGATATTACATGGCTAGTTCCCGTTCTAGTAAAAATT of Clostridioides sp. ES-S-0054-01 contains these proteins:
- the holA gene encoding DNA polymerase III subunit delta codes for the protein MNYKDIIRNVKEKNFEKMYLFYGREYYLIENAIKAFKDSLNEGMLDFNLDIIDGKEIVLNQLISSIETLPFMDDRKIVIIKDFELLRGKKKNFTDSDEKYLIEHLDNTPDTTTIVFVVYGDVDKRKSLVKKIGNNGIVFDCDKLSDMDLFKWIKKSFALNDVIIENSQIMYFIEQEGYRDKSSEKTLSDLENEINKISSFVGKGNNVTNDVIDKLSQKKVENDIFKLIDYIGEQDASNAMKILNDMIQEGESVLGIFSMIARQFKIIMQVRQLQLDGYSTKLIADKLKMHQFVVGKALKQTKNFSDDIIVEILNYILESDYKIKTGLIRDTLAVEMLVSKYCKRRVI
- a CDS encoding ComEC/Rec2 family competence protein, whose product is MGVIIIQIRRPLLIILIFVIVISFIITNNVKSDAELNDKIITIQGIVKGQVKKKKYNQYKVGVFLINDYTRNKNLKIGQEVSITGKFKSLDKMKYDDFDYGRYIKSTGYKGIIYINNYKIIGKNKIYSLIGKIKSYISKTYRYLYKKNSDFINSILLAEVENLTDEQKEIFTRTGTSHVISISGLHTGILCVIISFLLRGINKLYKLLILSIFTTLYCIMVGASPSIVRSITFVMVFYLSIFIDRKKDGISALSLIGIVLIMNNPYVIYNVSFQLSFLATFSILIFYNKINSIIKLSMVSLTISSNILTLPIIYYTFKGIPLLSIIGNLIIVPFVGVMMYLSIASLIVFKISVVIAKIISLFNSTLIESIFFLLEKLSNLSFAYINIENPKFYIVVIYYIGVFFYIFYIEGKEIKEQENELQGYYKECKREKF
- a CDS encoding alpha/beta hydrolase, translating into MKFHEFGNKNRPHIMLIHGGGNAWWNYLRQAEVLSNNYHVILPTLDGHGEEYETTYISTEDTADKLISYIDENCSGRLFALCGVSLGGQIVMELLSRKHDIAKKAIIDGSICYPRPTMARFCIAGIRFFGGLLFSEKACRFQIAMMPKLLPENMQYPDEIKAYYMKDMPNVRKETFYNMYRTYMMNYTLKANVKKTTAQVMYWYGEKEMKCVKRSAKMFKSYVSSCEIYEAKGYNHGYLSLYLPNEWLEIAEPFFQQE
- a CDS encoding helix-turn-helix domain-containing protein → MDIAKLILNPARLRILQYIRLHGSVRTSDIVKYLNDIPRATVYHHVKILEENNMIEVIEENRVRGTIEKVYALKEYTTSMEGETFVALSTAFYVGLMQEMNEYFSRKEQDHKKDNVFFSSALLYMSDSEYKSLLKNIADLLKPYIEQKPKSNLKLRKLSIISSPPTIDNDKTK
- the rpsT gene encoding 30S ribosomal protein S20, with the protein product MANIKSAKKRISVIEKKTALNRVRKSQIKTAIRRFEDAVAAGNREDAVAKFQYAQKRIYQVASKGTIHKNAAARKVAKLAQKLNGMNA